One Verrucomicrobiaceae bacterium genomic window carries:
- a CDS encoding ISAs1 family transposase, protein MLYPLPEVPLEIMELWVGGLDGKVSRGAKDSITGKSILHILHSWVSEASLSVGLEVCAEKSNELEALPRLLARLQLHGATVTIDAMGGHPDIAKQIQESGADYILVLKANEKDAHEAVIARFPF, encoded by the coding sequence GTGCTGTATCCACTACCCGAGGTGCCGCTCGAAATCATGGAGCTGTGGGTCGGCGGACTCGATGGCAAAGTCAGCCGTGGAGCCAAGGACAGCATCACGGGAAAGAGCATCCTGCACATCCTGCACTCCTGGGTCAGCGAAGCCTCCCTGAGCGTCGGTCTCGAAGTTTGCGCCGAGAAGAGCAACGAACTGGAAGCCCTGCCACGGTTACTCGCCCGCCTCCAACTCCACGGAGCCACCGTTACCATCGACGCTATGGGCGGCCACCCCGATATCGCCAAGCAGATCCAGGAGAGCGGAGCCGACTACATCCTCGTGCTCAAAGCCAATGAAAAAGACGCGCATGAAGCCGTCATCGCCCGTTTTCCGTTTTGA
- a CDS encoding IS3 family transposase encodes MNTTGTKKRTYDEQFKRDAVALLESGRKAAQLARELGISLNLRDWKERYGTGAAVSQPPGAQRRAGERRRLQCRSRGGGDRRPAPRTRLHPRSERHFKKSLGHSSPARSQRYALIQTLHHEQPRMNLAQACQTLGVSRSGFHAHLHKHQRPRRRQDAQLATEIRAAFTASRGTYGSPRLVRALRDKGLHHGNNRIARLMREQNLRVRQKRRFVPRTTVTDKTAAVAPNHPPPTQRPQAPQRGLGHRHHLPADSRRLALSRR; translated from the coding sequence ATGAACACGACCGGAACAAAAAAACGCACTTATGACGAGCAGTTCAAACGCGACGCAGTCGCGCTGCTCGAAAGCGGCCGCAAGGCCGCCCAGCTTGCCCGCGAACTGGGCATTTCCTTGAACCTGCGCGACTGGAAGGAACGCTACGGCACTGGAGCCGCAGTGAGCCAGCCCCCAGGCGCGCAGCGCCGGGCTGGCGAACGCAGGAGGCTCCAGTGCCGTAGCCGCGGTGGTGGAGATCGCCGCCCTGCGCCGCGAACTCGACTTCATCCGCGCTCAGAACGACATTTTAAAAAAAGCCTTGGCCATAGTAGCCCAGCAAGAAGCCAGCGCTACGCCCTCATCCAAACCCTCCACCACGAGCAGCCGCGCATGAACCTCGCCCAAGCTTGCCAGACCCTCGGCGTCAGCCGCAGCGGCTTCCATGCCCACCTGCACAAGCACCAACGCCCACGCCGCCGCCAGGACGCGCAGCTCGCCACCGAGATCCGCGCCGCATTCACCGCCAGCCGGGGCACCTACGGCTCGCCACGCCTCGTGCGTGCCTTGCGCGACAAGGGTCTGCACCACGGCAACAACCGCATCGCCCGGCTCATGCGTGAGCAAAACCTCCGCGTGCGCCAGAAGCGCCGCTTCGTGCCGCGCACCACGGTGACTGACAAAACGGCGGCAGTCGCTCCCAACCACCCTCCTCCAACGCAGCGCCCCCAAGCGCCTCAACGAGGTCTGGGTCACCGACATCACCTACCTGCCGACTCGCGAAGGCTGGCTCTATCTCGCCGCTGA
- a CDS encoding transposase: protein MDQSQKTCSTTATVAANTPAAKFRQRLKLRGITARMSRTANCYDNATMESFWATLKAECFGTTVPATRAQARSMVFDYIETFYNPVRLHSALGFKSPVAFEQSIQNN, encoded by the coding sequence GTGGATCAAAGCCAAAAGACCTGCTCCACCACAGCGACCGTGGCTGCCAATACACCAGCAGCGAAGTTCCGCCAGCGTCTCAAACTGCGTGGCATCACCGCCAGGATGAGCCGCACCGCCAACTGCTACGACAACGCCACCATGGAGTCCTTCTGGGCCACGCTGAAAGCTGAATGCTTCGGCACCACCGTCCCGGCCACCCGCGCCCAAGCCCGCTCCATGGTCTTCGACTACATCGAGACCTTCTACAACCCCGTGCGCCTTCACAGCGCCCTCGGCTTCAAATCACCTGTGGCCTTCGAACAATCCATCCAAAACAACTAA
- the plsX gene encoding phosphate acyltransferase PlsX gives MSDSGLDAVRKKKDSSISRAVDLVKDGKADAVVSAGHTGAAVTASLIKLRTISHIERPAIASIMPSLTKNWVLIDAGANPDSEPAHLVQNAIMGHAFAQHVLGRPQPVVGLMSNGTEEEKGNALTKETAKLLRNTPGIHFRGNVEGHDIWEDPPDVVVCDGFTGNILLKTAEALAHAMFAMIKREILASSLPVKIGAKLARPAFKRVHQQTNADEAGGMPLLGLNGITIIAHGGASAYAMKNAIRQACESIQHQVNPHIIAAATAHSLHLHSQKVS, from the coding sequence ATGAGCGATAGCGGCCTCGATGCCGTGCGGAAGAAAAAAGACAGCTCCATCAGCCGCGCCGTCGATCTGGTCAAAGACGGCAAAGCCGATGCCGTCGTCAGCGCCGGGCACACCGGCGCCGCCGTCACCGCCTCCTTGATCAAGCTGCGCACCATCAGCCACATCGAGCGGCCCGCCATCGCCAGCATCATGCCGTCCCTGACGAAAAACTGGGTCCTCATCGACGCCGGGGCCAATCCCGACAGCGAGCCCGCACACCTCGTGCAAAACGCCATCATGGGCCACGCCTTTGCCCAGCATGTCCTCGGTCGGCCACAGCCCGTCGTAGGCCTCATGTCCAACGGCACCGAGGAGGAAAAAGGCAACGCCCTCACCAAAGAAACCGCCAAACTGCTGCGCAACACCCCCGGCATCCACTTCCGCGGCAACGTCGAAGGCCATGACATCTGGGAAGACCCACCCGATGTCGTCGTGTGCGACGGCTTCACGGGCAATATCCTGCTGAAGACCGCCGAGGCCCTCGCCCACGCCATGTTCGCCATGATCAAGCGTGAAATCCTGGCCTCCAGCCTCCCGGTAAAGATCGGTGCCAAGCTCGCCCGACCTGCCTTCAAGCGGGTGCATCAGCAGACCAATGCGGATGAAGCCGGCGGCATGCCCCTGCTCGGCCTCAATGGCATCACCATCATCGCCCACGGCGGCGCCTCAGCCTACGCCATGAAAAACGCCATCCGCCAGGCCTGTGAGTCCATCCAGCACCAAGTGAACCCCCACATCATCGCCGCCGCCACCGCCCACAGCCTCCACCTGCACTCGCAGAAGGTGAGTTAG
- the purQ gene encoding phosphoribosylformylglycinamidine synthase I, producing the protein MPHALLIKFPGTNCDAETARALESAGFSAEVLPVSLLEPASLEKAQMIVFSGGFSYGDYVMSGRIAQLITKSKLGDKLKAFVAGGGYALGICNGFQILSQLELLPKASLIHNTSGRFICRWAGLKKNTAKSSPYLSKLPENFELPIAHAEGRVVAEGQDAANYVKTGHAALLYTQNVNGSTAAIAGLQDDTGRVFGLMPHPERFILRSQHYDPDWSGDAQHGWGHFLFQGAREALN; encoded by the coding sequence ATGCCCCACGCCCTGCTGATCAAATTCCCCGGAACCAACTGCGACGCCGAGACTGCCCGTGCCCTGGAAAGTGCCGGTTTTAGTGCTGAAGTACTGCCTGTATCCCTCCTAGAGCCCGCCTCGCTCGAAAAGGCGCAGATGATCGTGTTTTCCGGCGGCTTCAGCTACGGCGACTACGTCATGTCCGGCCGCATCGCCCAGCTCATCACGAAATCGAAGCTCGGCGACAAGCTCAAGGCCTTCGTCGCCGGTGGCGGCTATGCCCTCGGCATCTGCAACGGCTTCCAGATCCTCTCCCAGCTCGAACTACTGCCCAAAGCCAGCCTCATTCACAACACCAGTGGCCGCTTCATCTGCCGCTGGGCCGGTTTGAAGAAAAACACCGCCAAAAGCAGCCCCTACCTCAGCAAACTGCCCGAAAACTTCGAGCTCCCCATCGCCCATGCAGAGGGCCGCGTCGTCGCCGAGGGCCAAGATGCCGCCAACTACGTCAAAACCGGCCACGCAGCCCTACTCTACACCCAGAACGTCAATGGCAGCACCGCCGCCATCGCCGGACTGCAAGACGATACCGGCCGCGTCTTTGGCCTCATGCCCCATCCAGAGCGCTTCATCCTCCGCAGCCAGCATTATGATCCAGACTGGAGCGGCGATGCGCAGCACGGCTGGGGCCACTTCCTCTTCCAAGGTGCCCGCGAGGCCCTGAACTGA
- a CDS encoding phosphotransferase: MPPEHEALLTLTRDQFPDLRGVPCEVEQIVKGGSDRHFYRLQWQDGGHPPMILMVYTMARRDNPKFVPATRRLAQIGVHVPAIRAFDEQRLCVWLDDLGRIDLHSFRERPWNTRFPLYEATLREAAKIHSITEEALTRADHAELEPEFDEALYEWEQHYFLDHYVRGFLGREYTDKEYDSAHEALRRLRRRLARLPRCLVHRDFQSQNVLMRGEQAWLVDYQGLRLGLGEYDLASLLYDPYVNLTHEERGYLLRYYADHRKLPLTELREVFYLCAAQRLMQALGAYANLSRNLGKPHFEQHIPAAIANLSEVCEAGQGLTELRRLFAGGL, from the coding sequence ATGCCTCCCGAACACGAAGCGCTCCTCACCCTGACCCGAGACCAATTCCCCGACCTGCGCGGTGTGCCGTGTGAGGTGGAGCAGATCGTCAAAGGGGGCTCAGATAGGCATTTTTACCGCCTTCAATGGCAGGATGGCGGGCATCCGCCGATGATCCTGATGGTCTATACCATGGCCCGGCGGGACAATCCGAAATTCGTCCCCGCCACCCGGCGGCTAGCCCAGATCGGCGTGCATGTGCCAGCGATCCGCGCCTTTGACGAGCAGCGCCTCTGCGTGTGGCTAGATGACCTGGGCCGCATTGATCTACATAGCTTCCGGGAGCGGCCGTGGAACACACGCTTCCCACTCTATGAGGCCACCCTACGCGAGGCGGCAAAGATCCACAGCATCACGGAGGAGGCCCTCACGCGTGCGGACCATGCGGAGCTGGAGCCCGAGTTCGATGAGGCACTCTATGAGTGGGAGCAGCACTACTTCCTCGATCACTACGTGCGTGGCTTCCTGGGGCGCGAGTACACGGACAAAGAATACGACTCTGCGCATGAGGCCCTGCGCCGCCTGCGCAGGCGGCTGGCACGCCTGCCACGCTGCCTCGTCCACCGGGACTTCCAGAGCCAGAATGTGCTCATGCGGGGCGAGCAGGCATGGCTGGTGGACTACCAGGGCCTACGCCTCGGGCTGGGGGAGTATGACCTCGCCAGCCTGCTGTATGATCCGTATGTGAACCTCACTCATGAGGAGCGCGGCTACCTGCTGCGCTATTATGCAGATCATCGGAAACTGCCCCTCACCGAGCTGCGGGAGGTTTTTTACCTCTGCGCCGCGCAGCGTCTGATGCAGGCCCTCGGTGCCTATGCCAATCTCAGCCGGAATCTCGGCAAACCGCACTTCGAGCAGCACATCCCCGCCGCCATCGCCAATCTCTCCGAGGTCTGCGAAGCAGGGCAGGGGCTCACGGAGCTGCGCAGACTCTTTGCGGGTGGCTTGTAG
- a CDS encoding PQQ-like beta-propeller repeat protein, whose product MTVFRFVYWSLCCFSILPALRAQDWPRWRGAAADGRWNPPALPADFAKREPQRLWRLPIGPGYGGVTVSDGRVYVMDRQKQPQGIERVLCIDAASGKQLWEHHYAADYGSMEYGSGPRASVTLAHGKAWTLGATGIACCLDAERGTVLWQRDTVAELGARVPQWGFAASPVLDAERVLLHVGVKEGSVVALQADSGVEIWRGGPDPAGYCTPELITHTGSRQLIAWGPKNIQSLDPTTGRLLWSWPYPITYGVSIAQPLYQDGILLVSGYWHGAKALRLGPQPTLLWEDEKNICGLMSAPLCKDGTVFMLDKKRGLQAFELRTGRILWSDDGQLTPEDRNPQMSLVWMDEAHDLAALLNASGELVYVRITAQRREEIARWQVIGKTWAHPAFAGNKIFARDDKELVAWSLW is encoded by the coding sequence ATGACTGTGTTTCGTTTCGTCTATTGGAGTCTTTGTTGTTTCAGCATCCTCCCCGCGCTCCGAGCGCAGGACTGGCCGCGCTGGCGTGGTGCTGCTGCGGATGGCCGCTGGAATCCACCGGCACTCCCGGCAGATTTTGCCAAGCGTGAGCCGCAGCGGCTCTGGCGGCTGCCCATCGGTCCAGGATACGGCGGGGTCACGGTCAGTGATGGCCGCGTGTATGTCATGGATCGGCAAAAACAGCCGCAGGGAATCGAGCGCGTGCTCTGCATCGACGCAGCCAGTGGCAAGCAGCTCTGGGAGCACCACTACGCCGCCGACTACGGCAGCATGGAGTATGGTAGCGGCCCGCGTGCCTCCGTCACCCTCGCCCATGGCAAGGCATGGACCCTGGGGGCGACCGGCATCGCCTGCTGTCTGGATGCGGAGCGTGGCACCGTGCTGTGGCAGCGAGACACCGTGGCCGAGCTCGGGGCACGCGTGCCGCAGTGGGGCTTTGCGGCATCACCTGTGCTCGATGCCGAGCGAGTGCTGCTCCATGTCGGTGTGAAAGAAGGCTCCGTCGTCGCCTTGCAGGCGGATAGCGGCGTGGAGATCTGGCGCGGTGGCCCAGATCCGGCTGGATATTGCACACCGGAACTCATCACCCATACCGGCAGCCGCCAGCTCATCGCCTGGGGGCCAAAAAACATCCAGAGCCTCGATCCCACCACGGGCCGACTGCTTTGGTCATGGCCTTACCCCATCACCTACGGTGTCAGCATCGCCCAGCCACTCTATCAGGATGGCATCCTGCTCGTCAGCGGTTACTGGCACGGTGCCAAGGCACTCCGACTGGGCCCGCAGCCCACGCTCCTCTGGGAAGACGAAAAAAACATCTGCGGCCTCATGTCTGCCCCGCTGTGCAAAGACGGCACCGTCTTCATGCTCGATAAAAAGCGTGGCCTCCAGGCCTTCGAGCTCCGCACTGGGCGTATCCTTTGGAGCGATGACGGCCAGCTCACCCCTGAAGACCGCAATCCGCAGATGAGCCTCGTCTGGATGGATGAGGCGCACGACCTCGCGGCTCTGCTCAATGCCTCCGGCGAGCTCGTCTATGTCCGCATCACCGCGCAGCGGCGTGAAGAAATCGCCCGCTGGCAGGTCATCGGCAAAACCTGGGCACATCCCGCCTTCGCGGGTAATAAGATCTTCGCACGGGATGACAAAGAACTCGTCGCATGGAGCCTTTGGTGA
- a CDS encoding L,D-transpeptidase, giving the protein MIYRLMLLWALLTSATVLVAQDTGPAKNDPSVPKDRDTVLRIQIFLDKHLFGPGKLDGAIGEFTYKAVVNYNYSRGHKDLYNWDHVKSAAEAEVPVIFAAYKVKADVLKYINKDLPDDPEKQSEFPYMAYRSLSELVAERFHTDESFLAKINPGKNIDAMKAGAIIVVPNIRSFKIEEVKAMQTFATDKTLAARTIVVDTVERMAAIYTPDEEMIAAFPITPGKPQFIPTGVWKIQSMMTTPSFRYDKKFLEEGVRGDEAFHLPPGPNSPIGVIWCGLSKSGIGLHGTAQPRTIGRTRSAGCVRLANWDAIRLPGLIRPGAKVIVK; this is encoded by the coding sequence ATGATTTACCGATTGATGCTGCTTTGGGCACTGCTGACCTCTGCCACCGTGCTCGTCGCACAAGACACTGGCCCAGCCAAAAACGACCCATCCGTGCCCAAGGATCGCGATACCGTGCTACGCATCCAGATTTTCCTCGATAAGCACCTCTTTGGCCCAGGGAAGCTCGATGGAGCGATCGGTGAGTTCACTTACAAGGCCGTGGTGAACTACAATTACTCACGCGGGCACAAGGATCTCTACAATTGGGACCATGTGAAGTCCGCAGCCGAGGCGGAGGTGCCGGTGATCTTCGCTGCCTACAAAGTGAAGGCCGATGTGCTGAAGTACATCAACAAAGATCTGCCCGATGATCCTGAAAAGCAGTCCGAGTTCCCCTACATGGCCTACCGCAGTCTCTCGGAGCTGGTGGCAGAGCGTTTCCACACGGACGAGAGCTTTTTGGCAAAGATCAATCCCGGCAAAAACATCGACGCGATGAAGGCCGGGGCCATCATTGTGGTGCCAAACATCCGCAGCTTTAAAATCGAAGAAGTGAAGGCCATGCAGACCTTTGCTACGGACAAGACGCTGGCTGCTCGGACCATCGTGGTGGACACTGTGGAGCGTATGGCCGCCATCTACACACCGGATGAGGAAATGATCGCCGCCTTCCCCATCACTCCAGGGAAGCCGCAATTCATCCCCACCGGTGTATGGAAGATCCAGAGCATGATGACGACGCCCAGCTTCCGCTACGACAAGAAATTCCTCGAAGAAGGCGTGCGTGGCGATGAGGCCTTTCACCTGCCACCGGGGCCCAATAGCCCCATCGGCGTCATTTGGTGTGGACTGAGCAAAAGCGGCATCGGCCTGCATGGCACCGCCCAGCCACGCACCATCGGTCGCACACGCAGCGCGGGCTGCGTCCGCCTCGCGAACTGGGATGCCATCCGCCTGCCCGGCCTCATCCGCCCTGGGGCCAAAGTGATCGTGAAATGA
- a CDS encoding TIGR00159 family protein: protein MPEFLTTHWRDGVEILILAALAYHGYLFFRATRGARILTGLLMLLLGLALIALLLDLAVITWLLQRVSVFLAIALVVLFQPELRRVLAELGSHRIFSFNRPDPEALDILMEAMQQLSKRRCGALFALKRGIDLKPFAESGVEMDAKLSTELIGTLFHPKTVLHDGGVIIDQGRIASAGCVFPVSQRDIQDRAIGLRHRAGMGITEETDAIALVVSEETGALSLCYHGKLEHDLEPDELRSRINEILFGEGSDDRSTAETTKDKEDAHEPDHAI, encoded by the coding sequence ATGCCTGAATTTCTGACAACCCATTGGCGCGACGGCGTGGAGATCCTCATCCTCGCCGCGCTGGCCTATCATGGGTATCTTTTCTTCCGTGCCACCCGTGGCGCACGCATCCTCACCGGGCTGCTGATGCTGCTACTCGGCCTCGCACTCATCGCGCTGCTGCTAGACCTCGCCGTCATCACTTGGCTGCTGCAAAGAGTGTCCGTCTTCCTCGCCATCGCCCTGGTGGTGCTCTTCCAGCCAGAGCTGCGACGTGTTTTGGCAGAATTGGGCAGTCACCGCATCTTCTCCTTCAATCGCCCGGACCCCGAGGCACTGGATATCCTGATGGAGGCCATGCAGCAGCTCTCGAAGCGCCGCTGCGGTGCCCTCTTTGCACTGAAGCGTGGCATCGACCTGAAGCCCTTTGCAGAATCCGGCGTGGAGATGGACGCCAAGCTCTCCACCGAGCTCATTGGCACTCTTTTTCATCCAAAGACCGTCCTACACGATGGCGGCGTGATCATCGACCAGGGCCGCATCGCCAGTGCGGGCTGCGTCTTCCCCGTCAGCCAGCGTGACATCCAGGACCGCGCCATCGGCCTACGCCACCGAGCAGGCATGGGCATCACGGAGGAGACCGATGCCATCGCCCTCGTCGTCAGTGAAGAAACCGGCGCACTCTCCCTCTGCTACCACGGCAAGCTCGAGCACGATCTGGAGCCCGATGAGCTGCGCTCCCGCATCAATGAGATCCTCTTCGGCGAAGGCTCCGATGATCGCAGCACCGCAGAAACCACCAAAGACAAGGAGGATGCCCATGAGCCCGATCACGCGATTTAA